In Aequorivita sp. H23M31, a single window of DNA contains:
- the dapB gene encoding 4-hydroxy-tetrahydrodipicolinate reductase translates to MKIALLGYGKMGRTIEKLAEEKGHSIVFKNTKDSSDGKLENADIAIDFSSPEAAVANISKAINAGIPIVSGTTGWLDSFDEITDLCKERNGSFIYASNFSIGVNLFFNINEYAAGLFASWKEYTASIEEIHHVEKKDAPSGTAITIAEQILRHSNQKEWKLDGKDEGELKITAKREKDVKGTHIVSYDSKIDTISLKHEAHSREGFAMGAILAAEWLKEKKGIFTMKDVLGL, encoded by the coding sequence ATGAAAATAGCACTCCTTGGTTATGGCAAAATGGGAAGGACAATTGAAAAATTGGCTGAGGAAAAAGGACATTCCATTGTCTTTAAAAATACTAAGGATTCTTCTGACGGAAAATTGGAGAACGCAGATATAGCTATTGACTTTTCTTCACCCGAAGCGGCAGTCGCAAATATTTCGAAGGCCATAAATGCAGGAATACCAATAGTCTCGGGTACTACGGGATGGCTTGATAGTTTTGATGAGATTACGGATTTATGCAAAGAGCGTAACGGAAGCTTTATCTATGCGTCAAACTTCAGTATCGGAGTAAATCTGTTTTTTAATATCAATGAATATGCGGCGGGGTTATTTGCTTCTTGGAAAGAATATACCGCTTCCATAGAGGAAATTCATCATGTTGAAAAGAAAGATGCTCCAAGTGGCACAGCAATTACTATCGCCGAACAAATTTTAAGGCATAGCAATCAAAAAGAATGGAAGCTGGACGGTAAAGATGAGGGTGAATTGAAAATCACGGCTAAAAGAGAGAAAGATGTCAAGGGAACGCATATTGTTTCCTACGATTCAAAAATCGATACTATTTCCCTTAAACACGAAGCTCACTCAAGAGAAGGTTTCGCAATGGGTGCAATTTTGGCCGCAGAATGGCTGAAGGAAAAGAAGGGAATATTTACAATGAAAGACGTTCTGGGATTGTAA
- a CDS encoding DUF5683 domain-containing protein, whose translation MKTEKKAIVVNDSLFSEIEYDPLAPSRAAFYSTVLPGLGQAYNKKYWKIPIIYAGMASGVYFYKKQNEDYNRFRDAYKRRLAGYKDDEFYGDGNEPIISNDRLINAQKSAQKNKSVSIIVTAAFYILNIIDANVDAHLRQYEVREDLSLEPNLELNPLNAQPQYGLSLTYRFK comes from the coding sequence GTGAAGACGGAAAAAAAAGCTATTGTTGTAAATGATTCTCTTTTTTCAGAGATTGAATACGATCCTTTAGCACCATCCCGCGCTGCTTTTTATTCTACAGTACTTCCTGGATTGGGACAAGCTTATAACAAGAAATACTGGAAAATTCCTATTATTTACGCCGGAATGGCATCGGGCGTATATTTTTATAAAAAACAGAACGAGGACTATAATAGGTTTCGTGACGCTTATAAAAGGCGACTGGCGGGATATAAGGATGATGAGTTTTATGGAGATGGAAATGAACCGATAATTTCCAATGATCGTTTGATAAATGCCCAGAAATCGGCACAAAAAAATAAAAGCGTTAGTATAATTGTTACCGCGGCCTTCTATATTCTGAATATTATAGATGCCAATGTTGATGCTCATTTGCGACAATATGAAGTGAGAGAAGATCTTTCTCTAGAACCAAATTTAGAACTAAATCCGCTTAATGCACAACCGCAGTATGGATTGTCGTTGACTTATAGGTTTAAGTAG
- a CDS encoding ParB/RepB/Spo0J family partition protein: MAKATKKQALGRGLSALLKDPSNDIKSVNDKNADKVVGSIVELDLGSIEVNPFQPRSSFNEESLRELASSIKELGVIQPITVRKLDFDKYQLVSGERRFRASKLVGLTTIPAYIRIANDQESLEMALVENIQRQDLDPIEIALSYQRLIEEVNVTQEELSDRVGKNRSTIANYLRLLKLDPIIQTGMRDGFISMGHGRALINVEDLGDQLDIYEKILGQNLSVRETEALVRVFKNPDQKKVSKQTIAPPFAKRAKKELTDLFETSVDIKISKSGKGQLIVPFKNQADFDRILKLIQSEK; the protein is encoded by the coding sequence ATGGCGAAAGCGACTAAAAAACAAGCTCTTGGCCGAGGTCTCTCGGCGTTGTTGAAAGATCCTTCCAACGATATAAAATCTGTTAACGACAAAAATGCCGACAAAGTTGTGGGCAGTATAGTCGAATTAGATCTGGGTAGCATCGAGGTTAACCCTTTTCAGCCAAGGAGCAGTTTTAACGAGGAATCACTTCGGGAACTTGCATCTTCTATTAAGGAGTTGGGAGTAATCCAGCCAATAACTGTACGTAAACTTGATTTTGATAAATACCAATTGGTAAGTGGGGAACGCCGTTTCCGCGCTTCAAAATTGGTTGGATTAACAACTATTCCTGCTTATATCCGCATCGCAAATGACCAGGAATCCCTGGAAATGGCTTTGGTGGAGAATATCCAGAGACAGGATTTGGATCCAATTGAGATTGCTCTTTCCTACCAAAGATTGATTGAGGAGGTAAATGTTACCCAAGAGGAACTTAGTGATAGAGTAGGGAAGAACCGATCCACGATTGCCAACTATTTGCGATTGCTAAAACTTGATCCCATTATCCAAACAGGAATGAGAGATGGTTTTATAAGCATGGGTCACGGCCGCGCACTTATTAATGTGGAAGATTTAGGAGATCAATTGGATATTTACGAGAAAATACTGGGTCAAAATCTTTCTGTACGTGAAACGGAGGCCTTGGTTCGAGTCTTTAAAAATCCAGACCAAAAGAAAGTTTCCAAACAAACAATTGCCCCACCCTTTGCCAAACGAGCAAAAAAAGAATTGACAGATCTTTTTGAAACCTCGGTTGATATAAAAATTTCCAAATCTGGAAAAGGACAATTAATTGTTCCGTTTAAGAACCAAGCAGATTTCGATCGTATTCTGAAGCTCATTCAAAGTGAGAAATAA
- a CDS encoding ParA family protein produces MGKIIAIANQKGGVGKTTTSVNLAASLGVLEKKVLLIDADPQANATSGLGIDVESVELGTYQLLEHSASAKDAIVSTNSPNLDLIPSHIDLVAIEIELVDVENREYMLKKALEGLKAEYDYIIIDCAPSLGLLTLNALTASDAVIIPIQCEYFALEGLGKLLNTIKSVQRIHNQDLDIEGLLLTMYDSRLRLSNQVVDEVKKHFDEMVFDTIIQRNVRLSEAPSYGESIISYDAASKGAENYLSLARELIQKNEKS; encoded by the coding sequence ATGGGTAAGATTATTGCAATTGCAAACCAAAAAGGAGGGGTGGGCAAGACCACAACCTCGGTCAATTTAGCTGCGTCACTAGGCGTTCTTGAGAAAAAAGTTTTGCTTATTGATGCAGATCCACAAGCCAATGCCACTTCCGGATTGGGGATAGATGTGGAGTCTGTGGAACTTGGAACATATCAGTTGCTAGAACACAGTGCAAGCGCCAAGGATGCAATTGTTTCTACCAATTCTCCTAACTTGGATTTAATACCTTCACATATAGATCTTGTAGCTATTGAAATAGAGCTGGTAGATGTAGAAAACCGGGAATATATGTTGAAAAAAGCATTGGAAGGTTTAAAAGCGGAGTATGACTATATTATTATAGATTGCGCTCCATCCTTGGGACTTTTAACTCTAAATGCGCTAACAGCTTCCGACGCGGTGATTATTCCCATTCAATGTGAATATTTTGCTTTGGAAGGTCTTGGGAAATTGTTGAACACCATAAAAAGCGTACAGAGAATCCATAACCAGGATCTGGATATCGAAGGTCTGTTATTGACTATGTACGATTCACGCCTTAGACTTTCAAACCAAGTTGTGGATGAGGTTAAAAAGCATTTTGACGAAATGGTTTTTGATACCATTATACAGCGAAATGTTCGTTTAAGTGAAGCGCCCAGCTATGGTGAAAGCATAATCAGTTATGATGCGGCTAGTAAAGGAGCTGAGAATTATTTAAGTTTGGCCCGAGAACTAATTCAGAAAAACGAAAAAAGTTAA
- a CDS encoding SDR family oxidoreductase, translating into MDYSAKMLRDDALKGKTIVVTGGGSGLGKAMTTYFLELGANVVITSRNLEKLQAVKEELEAQTGGKVLPVQCDVRNYDEVEAMVQASLKAFGTVDALLNNAAGNFISPTERLSANAFDTIIDIVLKGTKNCTLAFGKRWIDQKETNKAVLNIVTTYAFTGSAYVVPSATAKAGVLALTRSLAVEWAKYGIRFNAIAPGPFPTKGAWDRLLPGDLREKFDLAQKVPLKRVGDHQELANLAAYLISDFSAYINGEVVVIDGGEWLKGAGQFNLLEEIPEQMWDMLEAMIRSKKSK; encoded by the coding sequence ATGGACTATTCAGCAAAAATGCTTCGCGATGACGCGCTAAAGGGAAAAACAATAGTAGTAACTGGTGGAGGCAGTGGTTTGGGCAAAGCGATGACAACTTACTTTCTGGAATTGGGTGCCAATGTGGTAATTACTTCGCGAAACCTGGAAAAATTGCAGGCGGTAAAAGAAGAGCTGGAAGCACAAACTGGCGGTAAAGTGCTACCAGTACAATGCGATGTTAGAAATTATGATGAAGTAGAAGCAATGGTTCAAGCCTCTTTAAAAGCGTTTGGAACGGTAGATGCTTTATTGAACAATGCTGCAGGAAATTTTATTTCGCCTACCGAAAGACTTTCTGCCAATGCCTTTGATACTATTATAGACATCGTTTTAAAAGGAACAAAGAACTGTACACTTGCCTTTGGGAAACGTTGGATCGACCAAAAAGAAACGAACAAGGCGGTTTTGAATATTGTTACAACTTACGCATTTACAGGCTCTGCATATGTTGTTCCCAGCGCAACTGCAAAAGCAGGCGTTCTTGCTTTAACAAGATCACTTGCCGTGGAATGGGCAAAATATGGAATCCGTTTTAATGCCATTGCTCCAGGACCATTTCCAACCAAAGGTGCTTGGGACAGATTGCTTCCCGGCGACTTAAGGGAAAAATTTGATCTTGCCCAAAAAGTGCCTCTCAAGCGTGTAGGGGATCATCAGGAACTTGCCAATCTTGCGGCATATCTTATATCCGATTTCTCTGCTTATATAAACGGAGAGGTTGTGGTAATCGATGGGGGAGAATGGTTAAAAGGCGCGGGACAATTCAACCTTTTAGAGGAAATTCCAGAACAGATGTGGGATATGCTGGAGGCCATGATCCGATCTAAAAAGTCTAAATAA
- a CDS encoding glyceraldehyde-3-phosphate dehydrogenase — protein sequence MSFDDVYEKELSFQTDRRKAAVEFIKIISDLWYDKSIELVLFRNQLIDCNVSEILSLHEYAGEFVQKPISIFDSVEIAQAIKTLDLPPAKLDIGKLTYEFHLEDDKYSNAMAFVSDKLKNAKEFKGIVPKDVVLYGFGRIGRLLARELMTRTGQGNQLRLRAIVVRGKTDETVLEKRASLLQHDSVHGEFLGTVSADVENNALIINGTTVHIISADNPDEIDYTKYGIEDALVIDNTGAFRDDEALGRHMKAKGVSKVLLTAPGKGVPNIVFGVNHKEYDPNTVDIFSAASCTTNAITPILKVVEDTWGVVRGHLETIHAYTNDQNLVDNMHKKYRRGRAAALNMVITETGAGSAVAKALPSLAGKLTSNAIRVPVPNGSLVVLNLEVSKPASVEEINSTMKKYALEGNLVEQIRYGISNELVSSDIVGTAQPAIFDSNATIATEDGKNMVLYVWYDNEYGYSHQVMRLAKYIAQVRRFTYY from the coding sequence ATGAGTTTTGATGACGTTTATGAAAAAGAACTGTCCTTTCAAACCGATCGCCGAAAAGCAGCGGTAGAATTTATTAAAATCATTAGCGATCTTTGGTACGATAAGTCCATTGAATTGGTACTTTTCCGCAACCAGCTTATCGATTGCAATGTGAGTGAAATACTTAGTCTCCATGAATATGCTGGCGAGTTTGTGCAAAAACCTATCTCCATTTTTGATTCTGTAGAGATTGCCCAGGCTATTAAAACTTTGGATCTTCCACCTGCGAAACTGGATATCGGGAAGCTGACTTACGAATTCCATTTAGAGGACGATAAATACTCAAATGCAATGGCATTTGTTTCAGACAAATTAAAAAACGCCAAGGAATTTAAGGGTATCGTTCCTAAAGATGTAGTTCTTTACGGTTTCGGTAGAATTGGTAGATTATTAGCGCGTGAGCTTATGACCCGAACAGGTCAAGGAAACCAACTTCGTCTTCGTGCTATTGTGGTGCGTGGAAAAACAGATGAAACAGTACTGGAAAAAAGAGCTTCCTTGCTTCAGCATGATTCAGTTCACGGCGAATTTCTAGGAACTGTTTCTGCAGATGTAGAAAACAATGCACTTATTATCAACGGCACAACCGTTCATATAATTTCAGCGGACAACCCGGATGAAATTGATTATACAAAATACGGAATAGAAGATGCTTTGGTAATTGATAATACAGGCGCTTTCCGCGATGACGAAGCTTTGGGAAGACATATGAAAGCCAAAGGTGTTTCAAAGGTTTTACTTACCGCGCCTGGAAAAGGAGTTCCAAATATTGTATTTGGGGTTAACCATAAAGAGTATGATCCGAATACTGTTGATATTTTTTCTGCGGCCTCTTGTACAACCAATGCCATTACACCCATCCTAAAAGTTGTTGAAGATACTTGGGGAGTTGTTCGCGGACACTTGGAGACTATTCATGCTTATACCAACGACCAGAATTTGGTTGACAATATGCACAAAAAATACCGTCGAGGTAGAGCTGCTGCATTAAATATGGTAATAACCGAAACCGGTGCTGGTAGCGCCGTTGCTAAAGCGCTTCCAAGTCTGGCCGGAAAACTGACCTCCAATGCCATTCGAGTTCCAGTTCCAAACGGTTCGTTGGTGGTTCTAAACCTGGAGGTTTCAAAACCTGCTTCTGTTGAGGAAATAAATTCTACAATGAAAAAATATGCCTTGGAAGGCAATTTGGTAGAGCAAATTAGATATGGCATCAGCAATGAGCTAGTATCAAGCGATATCGTGGGAACTGCCCAACCAGCTATTTTTGACAGCAACGCAACTATCGCAACGGAAGATGGAAAGAATATGGTCCTGTATGTTTGGTATGATAACGAATATGGTTACAGCCATCAGGTAATGCGACTGGCAAAATATATTGCTCAGGTAAGAAGATTTACTTATTATTAG